The Methanobacterium lacus genome includes a region encoding these proteins:
- a CDS encoding U32 family peptidase yields MAIKEIPELLAPAGSLNSLIAAVNAGADAVYISGKKFGARRFASNFTKEEMLEGLKYAKLRNVKVYITVNTLMKDFQLKTAIEYIFWLYKNGADAIIVQDLGLARLCREIIPEMKLHASTQLTIHNSAGVKWATEFGFKRIVLARELKITEVKTIVETASKNKVEIEIFGHGALCYSYSGQCLLSSFIGGRSGNRGVCAQPCRKAYKLVSGKKDKYDKPIETHISNISDKFLLSTQDLCVYSQLEKIVGSNINSLKIEGRMRSQEYVAIVINIYRKALDSLKSGKWSSNKENLSKLILAFNRGFSSGYLLKSDGETIMGRDAPGNRGLYIGDVVGYSNKTKVVTIKVKNRFKIGKGDGVVFRESNQTIQTKHNLKESMLSEGAPVGMAIEEDPVYKGNILKFKVKKPLNRNSMLYLTRSLALNHEASDIIKNVKSPSIPMDMMVSLDGNMAVKIEGSFQGLDGHKHCLTVLSDFKMENAINKPLTADKIIGQLNKTGKTNFVIGKLDIDIPETLFTPISNLNKVRRDFFEAAEAELIKTFKPGKNEVLRVKNRIKENMLQSTGSPSKFVSNHSCVLGAYLDSVDGLKGALEGGVKRAYFEPVVGNNLVNCTLKSSKFSEDEKNQISSQLLDAIKLCQEFGAEFIWKWPQITHDSLIHKFLDVLGSIPEISAIMVDGHGAGEALNSIEGVSLSCSGGFNVWNKETLTTLSRKYSVITVSPELSREDLKNLVEGSRVNGVENPIDMVVQGNLDALISRDCLMEVVSENLPTKDRDFWGIEDEKNHIFPVKIDLNGNTHILNSVELCLIDHVKELVDMGVSGLVMDMRTKVYEYSKEMSLVYSAQLNHVLSRNDSKKMLKQYKSKIKAISTGGITTGNYLKGVKDVQ; encoded by the coding sequence ATGGCAATAAAAGAGATACCCGAATTACTGGCCCCTGCAGGCTCATTAAATTCATTAATAGCCGCCGTTAACGCTGGAGCTGATGCTGTTTATATTTCTGGTAAGAAATTTGGTGCCAGAAGATTTGCATCCAACTTCACTAAAGAAGAGATGTTAGAAGGTTTGAAATATGCCAAACTCAGGAATGTTAAGGTTTACATCACTGTCAACACCCTGATGAAGGATTTTCAACTTAAAACTGCCATTGAATACATTTTTTGGCTATACAAAAATGGTGCCGATGCCATCATTGTCCAGGACCTTGGCCTTGCCAGATTATGCAGGGAAATCATCCCAGAAATGAAGCTACATGCATCAACACAGCTAACCATTCATAACAGTGCTGGAGTAAAATGGGCAACAGAGTTTGGTTTTAAAAGGATTGTTTTAGCTCGAGAACTTAAAATTACCGAAGTTAAAACCATTGTTGAAACTGCATCCAAAAACAAAGTGGAAATCGAAATATTTGGACACGGAGCACTTTGTTACTCCTACTCTGGCCAGTGCTTATTATCTTCATTTATAGGTGGTAGAAGTGGTAACAGGGGAGTTTGTGCACAACCCTGTAGAAAGGCTTACAAATTAGTCAGCGGAAAAAAGGACAAATATGATAAGCCTATTGAAACTCATATATCCAATATTAGTGATAAGTTTCTGTTATCTACCCAGGATCTTTGTGTTTACAGTCAGTTGGAAAAAATTGTTGGATCCAACATAAACTCCTTGAAAATTGAAGGTAGAATGAGATCCCAAGAGTACGTGGCGATTGTAATTAATATCTACAGAAAAGCTCTTGACTCATTGAAATCTGGGAAATGGAGTTCGAACAAGGAGAACTTATCTAAACTGATCTTAGCGTTTAACAGAGGATTCAGTTCAGGATATCTCCTAAAATCTGATGGGGAAACGATTATGGGACGTGATGCACCTGGAAACAGAGGGCTTTACATTGGAGATGTGGTTGGCTACAGCAACAAAACCAAAGTTGTTACTATTAAAGTTAAAAACCGTTTCAAAATTGGGAAGGGTGATGGTGTGGTGTTTAGGGAGTCAAATCAGACTATCCAAACCAAGCATAATCTAAAGGAAAGTATGCTAAGTGAGGGTGCACCCGTTGGAATGGCCATAGAAGAAGATCCTGTTTACAAGGGAAATATATTAAAATTTAAGGTTAAAAAACCGTTGAATAGAAATTCTATGCTTTACTTAACCCGTTCTTTAGCTTTAAATCATGAAGCATCGGATATTATTAAAAATGTCAAAAGTCCATCCATACCCATGGACATGATGGTTTCTTTGGATGGCAACATGGCTGTAAAAATCGAGGGGAGTTTCCAGGGATTGGACGGCCATAAACACTGTTTAACGGTGCTTTCAGATTTTAAAATGGAAAATGCCATTAATAAACCCTTAACCGCAGACAAAATCATTGGTCAACTAAATAAAACTGGAAAAACAAATTTTGTGATTGGAAAATTAGATATTGATATTCCTGAAACCCTTTTCACACCCATAAGCAATCTTAACAAAGTTCGCAGAGATTTTTTTGAAGCTGCAGAAGCGGAGTTAATAAAAACCTTCAAACCAGGGAAAAATGAGGTTTTGAGGGTTAAAAATAGGATTAAAGAGAACATGCTACAATCCACAGGATCGCCCTCTAAATTTGTGTCAAACCATTCTTGCGTGCTTGGAGCATACTTAGATTCTGTAGACGGTTTGAAGGGTGCATTGGAGGGTGGAGTTAAAAGGGCGTACTTCGAGCCTGTTGTTGGTAATAATTTGGTTAACTGTACTTTAAAATCATCCAAATTTTCAGAAGATGAAAAAAACCAAATATCATCCCAATTACTGGATGCCATTAAACTCTGTCAAGAATTTGGGGCGGAATTTATTTGGAAGTGGCCTCAAATAACCCATGATAGTTTAATTCATAAATTTTTAGATGTCCTAGGATCCATTCCTGAAATCAGTGCGATCATGGTTGATGGTCATGGTGCGGGTGAAGCATTGAATTCCATTGAGGGAGTTAGCCTGTCCTGTTCCGGAGGATTTAATGTGTGGAACAAAGAAACTTTAACGACCCTTTCAAGAAAATATAGTGTGATTACAGTTTCTCCAGAACTTTCAAGGGAAGATTTGAAAAATCTTGTTGAGGGATCCCGTGTTAATGGTGTGGAAAATCCCATAGATATGGTTGTACAGGGAAATTTGGATGCCCTAATATCTCGAGACTGTCTCATGGAAGTAGTCTCTGAAAATTTACCAACTAAGGATAGGGATTTTTGGGGTATTGAAGATGAAAAAAACCATATTTTTCCGGTTAAAATTGATTTAAATGGAAATACACATATTCTTAATTCTGTTGAGCTTTGTTTGATTGATCATGTCAAAGAATTGGTAGATATGGGAGTCAGTGGTTTGGTTATGGACATGAGAACAAAGGTATACGAATATTCTAAGGAGATGAGTTTGGTGTACAGTGCTCAACTGAATCATGTTTTATCTAGAAACGATTCTAAAAAAATGCTTAAACAATATAAATCCAAAATAAAAGCTATTTCCACTGGAGGCATAACAACTGGAAACTATTTGAAGGGAGTTAAAGATGTTCAATAA
- a CDS encoding UbiA family prenyltransferase: MNAYLEILRPFNALMGVVAVLLVALISGNFTLAVIVACVIVFIFTGAGNAINDYFDHKIDAINKPERPIPSGRIALKTALIYSISLFVISSIMAFIIGIVPGMIVVLSAVLMYLYAKRLKTSCLVGNLSIAFLTGLCFVFGGVVLNAVELSIILGVYAFLMTMAREIVKDMEDVEGDSIEGASTFPIKHGMRKSSILAAAFMLIASLTSPILYFIGIFNIIFLMVMLVAIYLFLSCAISTLRDQSVENTRKVSKQIKIGMGIVFMAFALGSPIVTNLLQI; this comes from the coding sequence ATGAATGCGTATTTAGAAATTTTAAGACCTTTCAACGCCCTAATGGGGGTTGTAGCAGTATTACTCGTGGCATTGATCAGTGGAAACTTCACCCTGGCTGTGATTGTGGCATGTGTCATTGTTTTCATATTCACAGGGGCGGGGAATGCCATCAATGATTACTTCGATCATAAAATTGATGCCATAAACAAACCAGAAAGACCAATACCTTCGGGTAGAATAGCCTTAAAAACAGCATTAATCTATTCAATCTCTCTATTTGTGATATCCAGTATAATGGCATTTATTATAGGAATTGTACCTGGAATGATCGTTGTATTAAGTGCAGTTCTCATGTATCTTTATGCTAAACGACTTAAAACCTCATGTCTAGTTGGAAACCTAAGTATAGCATTTTTAACTGGATTATGTTTTGTTTTTGGAGGAGTTGTCCTAAATGCAGTGGAACTATCAATTATCCTGGGAGTCTACGCATTTTTAATGACCATGGCAAGGGAAATAGTCAAGGACATGGAGGATGTTGAGGGTGACAGTATTGAAGGAGCTTCCACATTTCCAATCAAGCATGGTATGCGAAAATCTTCCATACTGGCAGCTGCATTCATGTTAATTGCCAGTTTAACCAGTCCAATCCTTTACTTCATTGGAATTTTTAATATCATCTTCCTCATGGTGATGTTGGTTGCAATTTACCTATTCCTATCCTGTGCAATTTCAACATTAAGGGATCAGTCTGTTGAAAACACCCGGAAAGTTTCTAAACAAATTAAAATTGGGATGGGAATAGTATTTATGGCGTTTGCTTTGGGATCTCCCATTGTAACGAATCTGCTTCAAATATGA
- the tsaA gene encoding tRNA (N6-threonylcarbamoyladenosine(37)-N6)-methyltransferase TrmO: MDIKLEPIGIIRSPYTNKNNSPRQGRYSNETSVLTVYKKYMDGIEGIDLHSHYMIFYWQDHAIRNQLKVVPHGKTEKRGVFSTRAPVRPNPIGFCLVEVVNIEDNQITVRWLDAWDGSPLLDIKPYWPEIDTPD; this comes from the coding sequence ATGGATATAAAACTTGAACCCATAGGAATTATCAGATCACCCTACACAAACAAAAATAATTCACCACGCCAGGGTAGATATTCAAATGAAACTAGTGTTCTGACTGTCTACAAAAAGTACATGGACGGGATTGAAGGTATAGATCTACACAGTCATTACATGATATTTTACTGGCAGGATCATGCTATTCGAAACCAACTGAAGGTTGTGCCCCATGGAAAAACAGAGAAAAGGGGTGTATTTTCGACCAGGGCTCCTGTAAGACCTAATCCCATAGGCTTTTGTTTGGTGGAAGTTGTGAATATTGAGGATAACCAGATCACTGTTCGATGGCTTGATGCATGGGATGGTTCACCTCTACTGGATATCAAACCCTATTGGCCGGAAATAGATACACCGGATTAA
- a CDS encoding MFS transporter, with translation MCVLTDKMDKGWITLIIVTLSIFTIVIDKTFMNVAISSLIHDLHTTIGTVQIIIATYSLTMASLMLVGGRIQNILGRKRTFLTGASIYGVGTIVAALSINSTMLLLGWSIMEGVGAALMMPATTSIISGTYEGEKRAFALGITSSMASGAGTVGPIIGGFLTTFYSWRYAFGLELIVIMVIIIFSGEISVFPPDMDWSQLNIVGAVNSTVGIFLFVLGILVLNNPNNWLLSFILISFGILLLIIFYLNQRSRINKNQTPLVDVTLFKYMGFTLANITRFIMNFTIGGVLFIIPVYVQSDLGANPLTTGLTLIPMSVAIFVMSSMAGKLSKIIQPRYILAIGALAAISGSVYLTLIFNPYTTIVDMVPGIFMLGVGMGIVFPHSANEIFFAAKKEQQPDASGIMNTGINLGSSLGTAILGLILILGGFSSVGLAANTGQSTGVQDNILGVHELVGKFEHQSYPTEKNIPVDIQKVNTMKTAFNLITIVLLVSLIISLFIPRHKTKKEQGGCVSSNI, from the coding sequence GTGTGCGTTTTGACTGACAAAATGGATAAGGGCTGGATTACTTTAATTATTGTTACACTATCTATTTTCACAATTGTGATTGATAAAACCTTCATGAACGTTGCAATCTCATCTCTTATCCATGATCTTCACACAACCATTGGAACTGTTCAAATAATCATTGCAACTTACTCACTTACAATGGCCAGTTTAATGCTTGTAGGCGGTCGAATTCAAAATATTCTGGGGCGTAAACGTACCTTTTTAACCGGAGCTTCAATTTATGGTGTTGGAACCATAGTTGCGGCCTTGAGCATTAACAGCACCATGCTGCTATTGGGATGGTCAATTATGGAAGGTGTTGGAGCTGCTTTAATGATGCCCGCCACCACATCCATAATTTCTGGAACTTATGAAGGTGAAAAAAGAGCATTTGCACTGGGAATAACCAGTTCAATGGCTTCAGGAGCAGGAACAGTGGGTCCAATAATTGGGGGTTTTTTAACCACTTTCTACAGCTGGAGATATGCATTTGGATTGGAACTCATTGTTATTATGGTGATAATAATTTTCTCCGGCGAAATTTCTGTATTTCCACCAGATATGGACTGGTCACAACTCAATATTGTGGGTGCTGTGAACTCTACTGTTGGAATATTCTTGTTCGTGCTGGGTATTTTAGTTCTTAACAATCCTAATAATTGGTTATTATCATTTATCCTGATCAGTTTTGGAATTTTGCTCTTGATAATTTTCTATTTGAACCAGAGAAGTAGAATTAACAAAAATCAAACACCCCTAGTAGATGTTACTTTGTTTAAATATATGGGGTTCACTTTGGCAAACATTACACGTTTCATCATGAACTTCACAATAGGTGGTGTTCTGTTTATCATTCCAGTCTATGTCCAGTCGGATCTGGGTGCAAATCCGCTTACTACAGGTTTAACTTTGATTCCAATGAGTGTGGCAATTTTTGTCATGTCTTCAATGGCAGGAAAGTTGTCAAAAATAATACAGCCAAGATATATTCTGGCAATTGGTGCTCTGGCTGCCATTAGTGGAAGTGTTTACCTGACATTGATTTTCAATCCCTACACAACCATCGTTGATATGGTTCCAGGGATATTCATGTTGGGCGTGGGTATGGGAATTGTTTTCCCCCATTCTGCCAACGAAATATTCTTTGCTGCAAAGAAGGAACAACAGCCAGATGCATCAGGAATTATGAATACTGGTATCAATTTAGGTTCGTCCCTTGGAACTGCTATACTCGGACTCATACTGATTTTAGGAGGTTTCAGTAGTGTTGGTTTGGCAGCAAACACAGGACAATCCACAGGTGTTCAGGACAATATTTTGGGTGTGCATGAGCTAGTTGGGAAATTTGAACATCAAAGCTATCCAACTGAAAAAAACATACCTGTGGATATTCAGAAGGTTAACACCATGAAAACTGCTTTTAATCTAATAACCATTGTACTTTTAGTCAGTTTGATTATCTCACTCTTCATACCACGGCATAAAACTAAAAAAGAACAGGGTGGTTGTGTAAGTTCAAATATTTGA
- a CDS encoding 3'-5' exoribonuclease YhaM family protein: MPKNEKDFIKNLNVTRSVRTKFAVSDKLIKTSASGNQYLDVTLTDKTGQFDGRIFQDVEEIYNKINVGSVCLVKGRINEFPSGSGRFNMVINSITELDEADYQNEDFVRVSENDVKESLELITTTIDDMDNQDLKNLLNSFFADEEFAEQFSKAPAAIVHHHNYEGGLLDHTIEVLKLCKTTTELFPNLDWELLYTGVLLHDLGKMKTYTYGNGIIGYSSEGNMLDHIYLSCEMVQEKLNSLEIPRELALKILHMILSHHGDVNLGWGSSVDPKTPEALALHYADNLDAKVKKSLNS; encoded by the coding sequence ATGCCTAAAAATGAAAAAGATTTCATAAAAAATTTGAATGTCACCAGATCCGTCAGAACAAAGTTTGCAGTTTCAGACAAGCTAATCAAAACATCTGCGAGTGGGAACCAATATCTTGATGTGACTTTGACAGATAAAACAGGTCAATTTGATGGAAGAATATTTCAAGATGTTGAAGAAATTTACAATAAAATTAATGTGGGCAGTGTCTGTCTAGTAAAAGGCAGAATAAACGAATTTCCCAGCGGTTCTGGAAGGTTTAATATGGTGATAAACAGTATTACAGAACTTGATGAAGCAGACTATCAAAATGAAGACTTTGTAAGAGTTTCGGAAAATGATGTGAAGGAATCTCTAGAATTAATAACCACCACAATAGATGATATGGACAACCAGGATCTTAAAAACCTTTTAAACTCCTTTTTTGCGGATGAAGAATTTGCAGAACAATTTTCAAAGGCTCCTGCAGCAATAGTACATCATCATAATTATGAAGGCGGCTTGTTGGATCATACAATAGAAGTTTTAAAGCTGTGTAAAACAACAACGGAACTGTTCCCAAATCTGGATTGGGAACTTCTCTACACTGGGGTACTGTTACATGATCTAGGTAAAATGAAAACCTACACCTACGGCAATGGAATTATAGGATACTCCTCCGAAGGAAACATGTTAGATCACATATACCTATCGTGTGAAATGGTTCAAGAAAAGTTAAATTCCCTTGAAATCCCAAGGGAACTGGCCCTCAAAATATTGCACATGATCTTGAGTCATCATGGTGATGTTAATTTGGGATGGGGCTCTTCAGTTGATCCAAAAACACCAGAGGCACTTGCACTCCACTATGCAGATAATTTGGATGCTAAAGTCAAAAAATCCCTAAATTCCTAA
- a CDS encoding nucleoside/nucleotide kinase family protein, translating into MRFIVVDGLDGSGKDTQAKLIADKYLANGESVIVRSHPSEDNPYGIMAKKALLGHGKLDHIMASVYYALDVIRSVRVYKESADNVIMVRYLMGVAYLPMPIASLLYKFFITVLPSSEYMFFLDVEPAVLMERLSSRSEKEMFENPDDLVKVRKKALKLTEGWHIIENGQSLEDSQKKIAEILDDLDKKKSLKENLKS; encoded by the coding sequence ATGCGTTTCATAGTGGTTGATGGTTTAGATGGTTCAGGAAAGGACACACAAGCAAAACTGATAGCTGATAAATATCTGGCAAATGGGGAATCAGTGATCGTACGTTCCCATCCCTCGGAAGATAACCCCTACGGAATAATGGCTAAAAAAGCCCTCTTAGGCCATGGTAAACTTGACCATATTATGGCATCTGTTTACTACGCCTTAGATGTCATCAGATCTGTTCGGGTATACAAAGAAAGTGCTGATAATGTGATAATGGTACGTTACCTTATGGGTGTGGCTTACTTGCCAATGCCCATTGCGAGTTTACTGTACAAATTTTTCATAACAGTACTTCCTAGTTCTGAATACATGTTCTTCCTTGATGTTGAACCTGCAGTACTGATGGAAAGGTTATCATCACGAAGTGAAAAGGAAATGTTTGAAAACCCAGATGACCTCGTGAAAGTTCGAAAAAAAGCACTGAAATTAACTGAAGGCTGGCACATCATAGAAAATGGACAGTCTCTAGAGGATTCCCAGAAAAAAATTGCTGAAATTTTGGATGACTTGGATAAAAAAAAGTCCCTTAAAGAAAATTTGAAATCTTGA
- a CDS encoding diacylglycerol/polyprenol kinase family protein has product MISSDVTGLILVYSYVALILIVSEKVLGKYTTFSRKFLHIMVGNVIFILPFFTDQFVITFLAAAPFVVLTFLISPYSPVKINDKISSSGHGMGLVYYAISWTVLAFFFYDQPWIIAVGIAAMSYGDGFAALIGERYGKHKFKISSDTKSVEGSLGMFLVLMVSLFIVLIYFNVTVPSLLVIPCVAITATIFEAVTPKGLDNLSACFAAVGVYILTTTL; this is encoded by the coding sequence ATGATTTCTAGTGACGTCACAGGATTAATACTGGTTTACAGTTACGTTGCTTTGATACTGATAGTGTCTGAAAAGGTATTGGGAAAGTATACCACCTTCAGCAGGAAATTTTTGCATATCATGGTGGGAAACGTGATCTTCATACTTCCATTCTTCACTGATCAGTTTGTGATAACATTTCTTGCAGCAGCCCCCTTCGTGGTTCTGACATTTTTGATAAGCCCATATTCCCCTGTGAAAATTAATGACAAGATTTCAAGCTCAGGCCATGGTATGGGACTCGTTTACTATGCAATATCCTGGACAGTGTTGGCATTCTTCTTCTATGACCAACCATGGATCATTGCCGTGGGAATTGCAGCCATGTCGTATGGCGATGGGTTTGCAGCTTTAATTGGTGAAAGGTATGGTAAACATAAATTTAAGATTTCAAGCGACACCAAGAGTGTGGAAGGATCCCTCGGAATGTTTCTTGTACTTATGGTTAGCTTGTTCATTGTCCTGATCTACTTCAATGTCACAGTACCAAGTCTTTTAGTGATACCTTGTGTGGCCATCACCGCCACAATTTTTGAAGCTGTTACCCCGAAAGGATTGGATAATTTATCTGCATGTTTTGCAGCGGTGGGAGTATATATTTTGACTACCACATTGTAA
- a CDS encoding helix-turn-helix domain-containing protein, with protein sequence MGKPWRLNEEIRLELLVNEKGLSLGEIYRSKLFKGRSYTALSMKLHKMKLKSCRKGVKHYTNEEVWKIWIYYKQGLTAPEIGSKLNRKKKSISNQITRFGMAYSKPYIPCPEYLKPKVDAILQKMNSK encoded by the coding sequence ATGGGAAAACCTTGGAGATTAAACGAAGAAATCAGATTAGAGCTATTAGTAAATGAAAAAGGTCTGAGTTTGGGGGAAATTTATCGATCCAAACTATTTAAAGGTAGATCATATACGGCACTGTCAATGAAGCTTCACAAAATGAAATTGAAAAGCTGTAGAAAGGGAGTTAAACATTACACCAATGAAGAAGTCTGGAAAATTTGGATATATTACAAGCAAGGATTAACAGCACCAGAAATTGGCTCTAAATTAAACCGTAAAAAGAAAAGTATTTCCAACCAAATAACCAGATTCGGAATGGCGTATTCAAAACCTTACATTCCTTGCCCAGAATATCTTAAACCAAAGGTTGATGCAATATTACAGAAAATGAATTCAAAATAG
- the tmk gene encoding dTMP kinase, which yields MYICLEGIDGSGKTTQIKLLESWIQKCGIDVLRVFEPTDNEVGKLIRKLLQNPDAINENFQITLALLFAADRTVLMRDITEAEALAKIVISDRSFYSSMVYQNDSEWIAEINKHAKQPDLVILLDINPETAVSRCDGMDSFEEQNFLASTAKKYLELADHQNFMVVNANNGINKVHDDIKRIVAHKLGMCI from the coding sequence ATGTACATCTGTTTGGAAGGAATCGATGGATCAGGAAAAACAACCCAGATCAAGTTACTAGAAAGTTGGATTCAAAAATGTGGTATAGACGTTTTAAGAGTGTTTGAACCAACTGATAATGAAGTGGGTAAATTAATAAGGAAATTGCTTCAAAATCCCGATGCCATCAATGAAAATTTTCAGATAACGTTAGCTCTGCTATTTGCAGCAGATAGAACAGTTTTAATGAGGGACATAACCGAAGCAGAAGCTTTGGCTAAGATAGTGATAAGTGATCGTAGTTTTTACTCCAGCATGGTATACCAAAATGATTCAGAATGGATAGCTGAAATAAACAAACATGCAAAACAACCTGATCTTGTTATATTATTAGACATTAACCCTGAAACTGCAGTATCACGGTGTGATGGCATGGACAGCTTTGAGGAGCAAAATTTTCTGGCATCCACAGCAAAAAAATATTTAGAACTCGCGGATCATCAAAATTTCATGGTCGTAAATGCGAATAATGGAATAAATAAGGTTCATGATGATATAAAAAGGATAGTGGCCCATAAATTGGGAATGTGTATTTAA
- a CDS encoding tyrosine--tRNA ligase: MDIDSKMENIKNGTLEVITEEELKDKLQEDKPVAYIGYEPSGNIHLGHAITVKKMIEIQKAGFHVKILLADLHAYLNGKGTLEEIEEISKYNMRCFRALGLSEKTEFVLGSSYQTREDYTYKVYELALSTTLTRAKRSMAQITRDSADHKVAEVIYPIMQVLDMIFLKVDLALGGMEQRKIHMLARESLPKMGYKAPVCIHTPLLHGTDGSDKMSSSKQNYIAIDDEPEVIKKKIQKSYCPQGVVEANPVIEIAEHFIFTDDDKLLIERPEKFGGNLNLTQEELLEKYSSGDLHPMDLKNSVTNRLIEILEPVREYLKSDMD, encoded by the coding sequence ATGGATATCGACTCTAAGATGGAAAACATCAAAAATGGAACATTAGAAGTGATAACAGAAGAAGAACTCAAGGACAAATTACAAGAAGACAAACCAGTAGCTTACATTGGATACGAACCATCTGGAAATATCCATCTTGGACATGCAATCACTGTCAAAAAAATGATCGAAATCCAAAAAGCAGGTTTCCATGTTAAAATTCTTTTAGCAGACCTTCACGCATACCTGAATGGGAAGGGAACTTTAGAAGAGATAGAAGAAATATCCAAATACAACATGAGATGTTTCAGGGCCCTTGGTCTTTCAGAGAAAACTGAATTTGTTCTTGGATCCAGCTATCAAACAAGGGAAGATTACACCTACAAAGTCTACGAACTTGCACTTTCCACAACCTTGACCCGTGCAAAAAGAAGTATGGCTCAAATAACAAGGGACAGTGCAGATCATAAGGTTGCTGAAGTCATATACCCCATTATGCAGGTTCTGGATATGATATTCCTAAAAGTTGACCTTGCACTTGGGGGCATGGAACAAAGGAAAATTCATATGCTTGCCAGGGAAAGCTTGCCGAAAATGGGATACAAAGCACCGGTATGTATACACACACCACTACTCCATGGTACAGATGGATCTGATAAAATGTCTTCAAGCAAGCAAAATTATATAGCAATCGATGATGAGCCTGAAGTCATAAAGAAAAAAATTCAAAAAAGTTACTGTCCACAGGGTGTTGTTGAGGCAAATCCAGTCATAGAAATTGCTGAACACTTCATATTCACAGATGATGATAAACTGCTCATTGAGAGGCCAGAAAAATTTGGTGGCAACCTCAACCTGACACAGGAAGAACTTTTAGAGAAGTACTCGAGTGGAGATCTGCATCCCATGGACCTTAAAAATTCTGTCACCAACCGTTTGATAGAAATTTTAGAACCTGTGAGAGAATATTTAAAATCAGATATGGATTAA
- a CDS encoding 60S ribosomal export protein NMD3, whose product MFCPRCGSDDEELIEGICKSCFIKEAKIVGMDDDLKITICAHCNSILNGIKWEDSELSDEELVSFAVMENLRAMEHVEDLEISVDILTVRGSNYECLVHAEGKLLGTMVVEEYKVNVKIVKNVCPDCSKFASGYFESVIQIRADNRFPTPEELRVVDEIVRTKLGNLSLKNRMAYVSDVAMLKEGVDYYVGSYKAAKKVAETIKDSLGGVMQESPRLVGRDKSRGKDLYRIWISIRMPDFQRGDFVEYEDHKAEVMSFDGKKIGLKNLESGDSLSVMWRDYGKIKVIARKHDVKTTSVTSKTPTSIQILHPDSYQPVDIDINDEISKLMIGNNVKVLEVEGILYILSKDQD is encoded by the coding sequence ATGTTTTGTCCAAGATGCGGTAGTGATGATGAAGAACTGATTGAAGGTATATGTAAATCCTGTTTCATTAAAGAAGCAAAAATAGTTGGTATGGATGACGATCTCAAAATTACCATCTGTGCACATTGCAACTCAATTTTGAATGGAATTAAATGGGAAGATTCTGAGCTTTCAGATGAAGAACTTGTGAGCTTCGCAGTCATGGAAAATCTTCGTGCAATGGAACACGTTGAAGATCTTGAGATATCAGTCGATATCTTAACTGTTCGTGGATCAAATTACGAATGTCTTGTTCATGCAGAGGGAAAACTTCTGGGTACTATGGTTGTTGAGGAGTACAAAGTAAATGTTAAAATTGTGAAGAATGTCTGTCCAGACTGCAGTAAATTTGCATCAGGATACTTCGAATCTGTCATTCAAATACGTGCAGATAACAGGTTTCCCACACCTGAAGAGCTTCGGGTGGTTGATGAGATTGTTAGAACTAAACTTGGAAATCTTTCCTTGAAAAATAGGATGGCATACGTTTCAGATGTGGCCATGCTGAAGGAAGGGGTGGATTATTATGTTGGTTCCTACAAGGCAGCAAAAAAGGTTGCAGAAACGATTAAGGACAGTTTAGGCGGAGTAATGCAAGAATCTCCCCGTTTAGTTGGAAGGGATAAATCCCGGGGAAAGGATCTCTACAGAATATGGATATCCATTAGGATGCCTGATTTTCAGAGGGGAGACTTTGTTGAGTACGAGGATCACAAGGCAGAAGTCATGAGTTTTGACGGCAAAAAAATCGGTTTGAAAAACCTGGAATCTGGTGACAGTCTCTCTGTCATGTGGAGGGATTATGGTAAAATTAAGGTCATTGCAAGGAAACATGATGTTAAAACAACCAGTGTAACTTCAAAAACCCCTACATCCATACAGATACTTCATCCCGACAGTTATCAGCCTGTTGATATAGATATTAACGATGAAATTTCCAAGTTAATGATTGGAAACAATGTTAAGGTACTTGAAGTTGAAGGAATACTTTACATCCTGAGCAAGGATCAGGATTAA